One genomic segment of Mesoterricola silvestris includes these proteins:
- a CDS encoding DUF2442 domain-containing protein, whose protein sequence is MDIMNTVNALDTKARRVWVESGRILLETEDGRTVAVPVSTYPQLAWGKDEDLKKVRLLGGGKMIHWPRLEEALRPSDLLRDGKVC, encoded by the coding sequence ATGGATATCATGAACACCGTGAACGCCCTGGATACCAAGGCTCGCCGGGTATGGGTGGAATCGGGACGCATCCTGCTTGAAACCGAAGACGGCCGCACGGTTGCCGTGCCCGTTTCCACCTACCCCCAGCTGGCCTGGGGCAAGGACGAGGACCTGAAGAAGGTGAGGCTCCTGGGTGGGGGGAAGATGATCCACTGGCCCCGGCTGGAGGAGGCCCTGCGGCCCTCCGATCTCCTGAGGGACGGGAAGGTCTGCTAG
- a CDS encoding HisA/HisF-related TIM barrel protein, with protein sequence MKILPTVNIQNGRAVPIVGEGEGAELLPLVAFLLDQGCHRLALVDVDAARGHGNNRDAIAKAIAKFHAGRPKVCIQVGGGIRSSDQAQFFLDQGATWLAVGTILQRSPVMVEQLLARFREHLTAAVDARGGEILPSGWGGASGERPEAAGRRIGDFGFKRLLFLDLPVVQPVQPDFATARTLAQGSRLAIWMGGSIQSSAHLAQAREVAGIQGVAIDGLLLRGDAALTASLALPGC encoded by the coding sequence TTGAAGATCCTGCCGACAGTGAACATCCAGAATGGACGCGCGGTCCCCATCGTGGGGGAGGGCGAGGGTGCGGAGCTCCTGCCCCTGGTGGCCTTCCTCCTGGACCAGGGCTGCCACCGCCTGGCCCTGGTGGACGTGGACGCGGCCCGGGGGCACGGCAACAACCGGGACGCCATCGCCAAGGCCATCGCGAAATTCCACGCGGGCCGCCCCAAGGTCTGCATCCAGGTGGGCGGGGGCATCCGCAGTTCCGACCAGGCCCAGTTCTTCCTGGACCAGGGCGCCACCTGGCTGGCGGTGGGGACCATCCTCCAGCGCTCCCCGGTCATGGTGGAGCAGCTGCTGGCGCGGTTCCGGGAACACCTCACCGCCGCGGTGGACGCGCGCGGGGGGGAGATCCTCCCTTCGGGCTGGGGCGGGGCCAGCGGGGAGCGTCCCGAGGCCGCGGGCCGGCGCATCGGGGACTTCGGCTTCAAGCGCCTCCTCTTCCTGGATCTGCCCGTGGTCCAGCCCGTGCAGCCGGATTTCGCCACCGCCCGCACCCTGGCCCAGGGTTCGCGCCTGGCCATTTGGATGGGCGGCAGCATCCAGTCCTCCGCCCACCTGGCCCAGGCCCGGGAGGTGGCCGGGATCCAGGGCGTGGCCATCGACGGCCTCCTCCTCCGGGGCGACGCGGCCCTCACGGCAAGCCTGGCCCTCCCCGGCTGCTGA
- a CDS encoding sulfite exporter TauE/SafE family protein yields MAGTWVMAAGSLAAGLCGGILSGLFGIGGGIILIPMLGLLLGLSQHQAQGVTLAAMLLPNGLPAVLHFRKQGIRIHWPLVVFLTAAFLPGVWAGARLASHIPDGPLRTVFGVFLAILALRTWFQKPAAAGRETRVPSAREMLLPGLGIGLAAGTLSGLLGIGGGIVIIPFLVWSLDLSQHEAQAACLAFMLAPIGLPGVLVYARHQGGLPWLIMGGVAVGFLCGAYGGARIATRLNAPRLRRAFAILMACVAVLMLF; encoded by the coding sequence ATGGCGGGAACCTGGGTCATGGCTGCGGGATCCCTGGCCGCGGGGCTCTGCGGCGGCATCCTTTCGGGCCTTTTCGGCATCGGCGGGGGCATCATCCTCATCCCCATGCTGGGGCTCCTGCTGGGCCTGTCCCAGCACCAGGCGCAGGGGGTGACCCTGGCGGCCATGCTCCTGCCCAACGGCCTTCCCGCGGTGCTCCACTTCCGGAAGCAGGGCATCCGCATCCACTGGCCCCTGGTGGTCTTCCTCACCGCCGCCTTCCTTCCCGGCGTGTGGGCCGGGGCCCGGCTCGCCTCCCACATCCCCGACGGGCCCCTGCGCACGGTGTTCGGGGTCTTCCTGGCCATCCTGGCCCTGCGCACCTGGTTCCAGAAGCCGGCGGCGGCGGGCCGGGAGACCCGGGTGCCCTCGGCCCGGGAGATGCTCCTGCCCGGCCTGGGCATCGGCCTCGCCGCGGGCACCCTTTCGGGGCTCCTGGGCATCGGCGGCGGCATCGTCATCATCCCCTTCCTGGTGTGGAGCCTGGACCTCTCCCAGCACGAGGCCCAGGCGGCGTGCCTGGCCTTCATGCTCGCCCCCATCGGCCTGCCCGGCGTCCTGGTCTACGCCCGGCACCAGGGCGGCCTGCCCTGGCTCATCATGGGCGGGGTGGCCGTGGGCTTCCTGTGCGGCGCCTACGGCGGGGCCCGCATCGCCACTCGCCTGAACGCCCCCAGGCTCCGCCGGGCCTTCGCCATCCTCATGGCCTGCGTGGCCGTGCTGATGCTATTTTAA
- a CDS encoding ABC transporter ATP-binding protein, with amino-acid sequence MQNFTRFYREHLKRFLPLMVGGSLLLTLAGSCQGAMIGITNLIFSMLMGVKEEASAGGPRIQVLADLKAWALAHLPGPATFQEKTWLLPALLVLVFILKGIFTYSGTLLMVRSGIRATISLRERLFAKLLRQEPAYFQRHPVGELLQRCISDVGAVQGIASNQLADATREITQALVMLGTVMYLNWRLSLTIFIAGPLVVLPIKKLSQKIRKINHRNMEASSHVLQRLKEVFSNIRVVLGFAREPFEEARFHDLNNELFRLGMKSARVSAISHPIMELVGGLLLAVLFLYATGQVRSGQMSGPGFLTYVLALYSFYDPIRRLTKLNSDIQVAQASLDRVYSVLDRETEMAAPADPRPVPALPERLAFEDVRFTYEGRKGRNEVLKGINLQVARGETVALVGGSGGGKTTVVNLVPRFFDPTGGRVTLDGTDLRDFDPRELRQRIGIVTQETLLFMDSVHDNIAYGREASREAVVEAAKKAHAHEFITSLPRGYDTPLAETGSTLSGGQRQRLAIARALLQDPPILILDEATSALDTESERAVQDALEVLMRDRTTLVIAHRLSTIQRATRICVLRQGEIAEMGTHEELLARHGEYERLYTLQFHA; translated from the coding sequence ATGCAGAATTTCACCCGGTTCTACCGCGAACATCTGAAGCGTTTCCTGCCCCTGATGGTGGGGGGTTCCCTGCTGCTGACCCTGGCGGGTTCCTGCCAGGGGGCCATGATCGGGATCACCAACCTGATCTTCTCCATGCTCATGGGCGTCAAGGAAGAGGCCTCCGCGGGGGGGCCCCGCATCCAGGTGCTGGCGGACCTCAAGGCCTGGGCCCTGGCCCACCTGCCGGGCCCCGCCACCTTCCAGGAGAAGACCTGGCTTCTGCCGGCCCTCCTGGTGCTCGTCTTCATTCTCAAGGGCATTTTCACGTACAGCGGCACCCTGCTCATGGTGCGTTCGGGCATCCGGGCCACCATTTCCCTGCGGGAGCGGCTCTTCGCCAAGCTCCTGAGGCAGGAGCCGGCCTACTTCCAGCGGCACCCGGTGGGCGAGCTGCTCCAGCGCTGCATCAGCGACGTGGGGGCGGTGCAGGGCATCGCGTCCAACCAGCTGGCGGACGCCACCCGGGAGATCACCCAGGCCCTGGTGATGCTGGGGACGGTGATGTACCTCAACTGGCGGCTCAGCCTCACCATCTTCATCGCCGGGCCCCTGGTGGTCCTGCCCATCAAGAAGCTCAGCCAGAAGATCCGCAAGATCAACCACCGGAACATGGAGGCCTCCAGCCACGTGCTCCAGCGGCTCAAGGAGGTCTTCAGCAATATCCGGGTGGTGCTGGGCTTCGCCCGGGAGCCCTTCGAGGAGGCCCGGTTCCACGACCTGAACAACGAGCTGTTCCGGCTGGGCATGAAGTCCGCCCGGGTGTCGGCCATCTCCCACCCCATCATGGAACTGGTGGGGGGCCTGCTCCTGGCCGTCCTCTTCCTGTACGCCACCGGCCAGGTGCGGTCGGGGCAGATGAGCGGCCCCGGCTTCCTTACCTACGTGCTGGCCCTTTACAGCTTCTACGATCCCATCCGGCGCCTAACCAAGCTCAACAGCGATATCCAGGTGGCCCAGGCCAGCCTGGACCGGGTGTACAGCGTGCTGGACCGGGAAACGGAAATGGCCGCCCCGGCCGACCCCCGGCCGGTTCCGGCGCTGCCCGAGCGCCTGGCCTTCGAGGACGTGCGCTTCACGTACGAGGGCCGGAAGGGCCGCAACGAAGTGCTCAAGGGCATCAACCTCCAGGTGGCCCGGGGCGAGACCGTGGCCCTGGTGGGGGGCTCCGGCGGCGGCAAGACCACCGTGGTCAACCTGGTGCCCCGCTTCTTCGACCCCACCGGGGGACGGGTGACCCTGGACGGCACGGACCTCCGGGACTTCGATCCGCGGGAGCTGCGCCAGCGCATCGGCATCGTCACCCAGGAGACCCTGCTGTTCATGGATTCCGTGCACGACAACATCGCCTACGGCCGGGAGGCCTCCCGGGAGGCGGTGGTGGAGGCCGCGAAGAAGGCCCACGCCCACGAATTCATCACGTCCCTGCCCAGGGGCTACGACACCCCCCTGGCCGAGACGGGCTCGACCCTGTCGGGGGGCCAGCGCCAGCGCCTGGCCATCGCCCGGGCCCTGCTCCAGGATCCCCCCATCCTCATCCTGGACGAGGCCACCAGCGCCCTGGACACGGAAAGCGAACGGGCGGTGCAGGACGCCCTGGAAGTGCTCATGCGCGACCGCACCACCCTCGTCATCGCCCACCGCCTCTCCACCATCCAGCGGGCCACCCGCATCTGCGTCCTGCGCCAGGGGGAGATCGCCGAAATGGGCACCCACGAGGAACTGCTGGCCCGCCATGGGGAGTACGAGCGGCTCTACACCCTGCAATTCCACGCATGA
- a CDS encoding RNA polymerase sigma factor: MTEAVLEERAPEYWMMRLKAGEEEALAHLMARFEKPVFAFLYRRLAGETGVVQELTQDVFLKCLQHCQRFEEGRPVAAWIFTLAANAATDHLRKRGRELPPPETFDAPDPHQPAPWDTVDQSRRIRSLRQALEGLTPRQRSMVVAYYVHEHPVKRIADDLGCAEGTVKATLFQSLAKLRKNLDVTHESRT; the protein is encoded by the coding sequence ATGACCGAGGCGGTCCTGGAGGAGCGCGCTCCGGAATACTGGATGATGCGCCTCAAGGCCGGCGAGGAGGAGGCCCTGGCCCATCTCATGGCCCGCTTCGAGAAGCCGGTCTTCGCCTTCCTGTACCGCCGGCTGGCGGGGGAGACGGGGGTCGTGCAGGAGCTCACCCAGGATGTTTTCCTGAAATGTCTCCAGCATTGTCAACGATTCGAGGAAGGTCGCCCGGTCGCTGCGTGGATTTTCACCCTGGCGGCTAATGCGGCGACGGACCATCTCCGTAAACGGGGTCGGGAGCTACCCCCGCCCGAGACCTTTGATGCTCCAGACCCCCACCAGCCCGCCCCCTGGGACACGGTGGACCAGAGCCGGCGGATCCGGAGCCTGCGCCAGGCCCTGGAGGGCCTGACTCCGCGCCAGCGCTCCATGGTCGTGGCCTACTACGTCCACGAGCACCCCGTGAAACGCATCGCGGACGACCTGGGCTGCGCCGAGGGCACCGTGAAGGCGACCCTGTTCCAAAGCCTTGCCAAATTGAGAAAGAACCTGGATGTGACCCATGAATCCCGAACCTGA
- a CDS encoding erythromycin esterase family protein has product MIWRRTDRRGRFRIKVRPGSHAVAVSHPWCTGPEVCRVSVDAGSTCALPFPLRLRRGEAWVQGEIRDGEGRPVHGLLGLLPPLQDPRLNATSVRLAPILSGRYRIAVPPGTYFFFPWAKGWFLPGRWVDVGPGTRIQDAVLLPEPVKAGRATLRWLRARAVNLDPAEPGSLEPLAGALRPGTVLALGEMTHGSDEFRQLLHRVVQQWAARGETGAIALEMPIANGFPVDAYVQGRGPEPREALPLAYRTGEIREFLRWLRRFNEGRGPRSRFRIHGIDMADPGSAYRHAAAFYRRHDPDAAAILHKDLADLGGAGELTFPGDAARARRWRAALERLRRRLDAPGSPPAANPRTLADQHRVLVALEQFIPLALDRTQGSRAREQAMAENVRWVLGEDGPGGRVLLFAHGGHVARTLRDPMGWPTLGWHLGKELGEAYIPVGLTFHRGGFLALESSRAHPAWLPFEVGPEARATLNEALASLHRPCLLLDLRTAPADPWLRSPQGLRSIPLDFDPAAPELYLLPAFAKEEWDALLQLERITPSTPWP; this is encoded by the coding sequence GTGATCTGGCGAAGGACGGATCGGCGGGGCCGGTTTCGCATCAAGGTGCGGCCCGGCTCGCACGCCGTCGCGGTGAGCCATCCCTGGTGCACCGGACCCGAGGTGTGCCGGGTTTCCGTGGATGCCGGATCCACCTGCGCCCTGCCCTTTCCCCTCCGGCTCCGGCGCGGCGAAGCCTGGGTGCAGGGGGAGATCCGGGACGGGGAAGGGCGGCCCGTTCACGGCCTCCTCGGCCTCCTGCCGCCCCTCCAGGATCCGCGTTTGAACGCCACCTCGGTGCGCCTGGCCCCCATCCTTTCCGGGCGCTACCGCATCGCGGTGCCCCCCGGGACCTACTTCTTCTTTCCCTGGGCCAAGGGATGGTTCCTCCCGGGCCGCTGGGTGGACGTCGGGCCCGGAACCCGGATCCAGGACGCCGTCCTCCTGCCGGAACCCGTGAAGGCCGGGCGGGCGACCTTGCGGTGGCTCCGGGCCCGGGCGGTGAACCTGGACCCCGCGGAACCCGGCAGCCTGGAGCCGCTGGCGGGGGCGCTCCGCCCCGGCACCGTGCTGGCCCTGGGGGAAATGACCCATGGATCCGATGAGTTCCGGCAGCTCCTCCACCGGGTGGTCCAACAATGGGCGGCCCGGGGCGAAACCGGGGCCATTGCCCTGGAGATGCCCATCGCCAATGGGTTCCCGGTGGACGCCTACGTCCAGGGCCGGGGTCCGGAGCCCCGGGAGGCGCTTCCCCTGGCCTACCGCACCGGGGAGATCCGGGAATTCCTCCGGTGGCTGCGGCGCTTCAACGAAGGCCGGGGGCCCCGCTCCCGCTTCCGGATCCACGGCATCGACATGGCGGATCCGGGTTCCGCCTACCGCCACGCCGCCGCCTTCTACCGGCGGCACGACCCCGACGCGGCAGCGATCCTCCACAAGGACCTGGCGGACCTGGGCGGAGCCGGGGAGCTCACCTTCCCCGGGGATGCGGCCCGGGCCCGGCGCTGGCGGGCCGCGCTGGAACGCCTCCGCCGGCGCCTGGACGCGCCGGGATCACCCCCGGCCGCGAACCCCCGGACCCTCGCGGACCAGCATCGGGTGCTGGTGGCCCTGGAGCAGTTCATCCCCCTGGCCCTGGACCGGACCCAGGGGTCCCGGGCCCGGGAACAGGCCATGGCCGAAAATGTCCGCTGGGTCCTGGGGGAGGATGGCCCGGGCGGGCGGGTGCTTCTTTTCGCCCACGGCGGCCATGTGGCCCGGACCCTCCGGGATCCCATGGGCTGGCCCACCCTGGGCTGGCACCTGGGCAAGGAGCTTGGCGAGGCTTACATTCCGGTGGGCCTGACCTTCCACCGGGGAGGGTTCCTGGCCCTGGAAAGCTCCCGGGCCCATCCCGCCTGGCTTCCCTTCGAGGTGGGGCCCGAGGCGCGCGCGACCCTGAACGAAGCGCTCGCGAGCCTCCACCGCCCCTGCCTCCTCCTGGACCTCCGGACCGCGCCGGCCGATCCCTGGCTGCGGTCCCCCCAGGGCCTGCGCTCCATCCCCCTGGACTTCGACCCCGCCGCGCCGGAGCTCTACCTCCTGCCGGCCTTCGCAAAGGAGGAATGGGATGCCCTCCTCCAGTTGGAGCGCATCACCCCGTCCACTCCCTGGCCCTGA
- a CDS encoding tetratricopeptide repeat protein: MIPPVFTWALLAAPAPEPIVVEVAVREAPADALLREAKNLRYAQRWFEAAAAYRKFLAVYGGSPRAPEARFWLAASLESDQRWDEAAEAYTAFLQSHPDQRLLGKEARMNRVRCWGIRQGQDSRATAGLLEALRDPSLDVQVAAALQLAKVCDPRAAEGLRKGLQVPGYADACASALSGMGLKAVARPDRQARFLVIRIREAGKPDTVTIRLALSLARAVGNYLTDAQIRQARSKGFDLESITDQAAILPKGSVLLSVDDAKSSVQVTVE; this comes from the coding sequence TTGATTCCGCCGGTCTTCACCTGGGCCCTGCTGGCCGCGCCCGCCCCCGAACCCATCGTGGTGGAGGTGGCGGTGCGGGAGGCCCCGGCCGACGCGCTCCTGCGCGAAGCCAAGAACCTGAGGTACGCCCAGCGGTGGTTCGAGGCCGCGGCGGCGTACCGGAAGTTCCTGGCGGTGTACGGGGGTTCCCCCCGGGCGCCCGAGGCGCGGTTCTGGCTGGCCGCATCCCTGGAATCCGACCAGCGGTGGGACGAGGCCGCCGAGGCCTACACCGCCTTCCTGCAATCCCACCCCGACCAGCGGCTCCTGGGCAAGGAGGCCCGCATGAACCGGGTGCGGTGCTGGGGCATCCGCCAGGGACAGGACTCCCGGGCCACGGCGGGCCTCCTGGAAGCCCTGAGGGATCCGTCCCTGGACGTGCAGGTGGCCGCCGCCTTGCAGCTGGCCAAGGTGTGCGACCCCCGCGCGGCCGAGGGCCTGCGCAAGGGCCTCCAGGTGCCGGGCTACGCCGACGCCTGCGCCTCGGCCCTCTCCGGCATGGGCCTGAAGGCCGTGGCCCGCCCGGACCGGCAGGCGCGCTTCCTGGTCATCCGCATCCGGGAGGCCGGCAAGCCCGACACGGTCACCATCCGGCTGGCCCTGAGCCTGGCCCGGGCCGTGGGGAACTACCTCACCGACGCCCAGATCCGCCAGGCCCGGTCCAAGGGGTTCGATCTGGAAAGCATCACGGACCAGGCCGCCATCCTGCCCAAAGGGAGCGTGCTCCTGTCCGTGGACGACGCCAAGAGCAGCGTGCAGGTGACGGTGGAGTAG
- the queA gene encoding tRNA preQ1(34) S-adenosylmethionine ribosyltransferase-isomerase QueA: MKRADFHFDLPPELIAQHPAADRDGARLLVADPVTRTLQHRSIRDLPGLVPEGTLCIPNDVKVRHARLPLRRAGGGEGEALLLRALPGGCFEALVRPGARLKPGKAAQVVDAAGNVLAEVRVEEALDEGLRRVRVLGPQGAELDWDAVDAIGRLPLPPYITHPADAEDEGRYQTVFHAREGEAVAAPTAGLHFTDGLIGALGARGCLWSPVRLHVGLGTFRPMTAEDLGDHVMHEERYEIPEATAALLEPVLRERSRPLLAVGTTSLRTLEAAWDGASLRRAGSTRIFIQPGYRLRTADQLLTNFHLPESTLFVLVSALLGVDFAQEAYREAIRERYRFFSYGDAMLIRNAGKFV, translated from the coding sequence ATGAAGCGCGCGGACTTCCACTTCGACCTTCCCCCGGAGCTCATCGCCCAGCACCCGGCGGCGGACCGGGACGGGGCGCGGCTCCTGGTGGCGGATCCGGTGACCCGGACCCTCCAGCACCGCTCCATCCGGGATCTGCCCGGTCTGGTGCCGGAGGGAACCCTCTGCATCCCCAACGATGTGAAGGTGCGCCATGCCCGGCTGCCCCTGCGGCGCGCCGGGGGCGGCGAGGGGGAGGCCCTGCTGCTGCGGGCCCTTCCGGGGGGCTGCTTCGAGGCCCTGGTGCGCCCCGGGGCGCGCCTGAAGCCCGGCAAGGCCGCCCAGGTGGTGGACGCGGCGGGAAACGTGCTGGCGGAGGTGCGCGTGGAGGAGGCCCTGGACGAAGGCCTGCGCCGGGTGCGGGTCCTGGGGCCCCAGGGGGCCGAACTGGACTGGGACGCGGTGGACGCCATCGGGCGCCTGCCCCTGCCGCCCTACATCACCCACCCCGCGGACGCCGAGGACGAGGGCCGCTACCAGACGGTCTTCCACGCCCGGGAAGGGGAGGCCGTGGCCGCGCCCACCGCGGGCCTGCACTTCACCGACGGGCTCATCGGCGCCCTGGGCGCCCGGGGCTGCCTGTGGAGCCCCGTGCGGCTCCACGTGGGCCTGGGCACCTTCCGCCCCATGACCGCCGAGGACCTGGGCGACCACGTCATGCACGAGGAGCGCTACGAGATCCCCGAAGCCACCGCGGCCCTGCTGGAACCGGTGCTGCGGGAACGCTCCCGGCCCCTGCTGGCGGTGGGCACCACCAGCCTGCGCACCCTGGAGGCCGCCTGGGACGGCGCGAGCCTCCGGCGCGCCGGGTCCACCCGCATCTTCATCCAGCCCGGGTACCGGCTGCGCACCGCGGACCAGCTGCTCACGAACTTCCACCTGCCCGAAAGCACCCTGTTCGTGCTGGTTTCCGCGCTGCTGGGGGTCGACTTCGCCCAGGAGGCCTACCGGGAGGCCATCCGGGAGCGCTACCGCTTCTTCAGCTACGGGGATGCGATGCTCATCCGGAATGCGGGAAAATTCGTTTAA
- a CDS encoding metallophosphoesterase family protein has protein sequence MQIKFSEDVILDSRRAILMPRQETLVIADLFLGLGAGRRKRPDALPNGQQHEIWERLLGLLEEFKPKRVAILGDIKPNQGHLEEDEAEELRLLFRKLGVHGREVIQVVGHPERSWGPSLEGTGIQPMDTYRVGMNTLMHRRRIFVYPRHDPPTGFWINGGLHPLFAVPMAGPDHQEEWLRYPAFLYTGFALVMPSFVSYAQGWEVMQPERLPKQARAWKVVGDNLLAPLSLPDLPSPPESQKLITRPPSRGKHRENRHEEG, from the coding sequence ATGCAGATCAAGTTCTCCGAAGATGTGATTCTCGACAGCCGCCGCGCCATCCTGATGCCCCGCCAGGAGACCCTGGTCATCGCCGACCTGTTCCTGGGCCTGGGCGCCGGGCGGAGGAAGCGCCCCGATGCCTTGCCCAATGGCCAGCAGCACGAGATCTGGGAGCGCCTCCTGGGCCTCCTGGAGGAGTTCAAGCCCAAGCGGGTGGCCATCCTGGGCGATATCAAGCCCAACCAGGGCCACCTGGAGGAGGACGAGGCCGAGGAGCTGCGCCTCCTCTTCCGCAAGCTGGGCGTCCACGGCCGGGAGGTGATCCAGGTGGTGGGCCACCCCGAGCGCAGCTGGGGTCCCTCCCTGGAAGGCACCGGCATCCAGCCCATGGACACCTACCGGGTGGGCATGAACACCCTCATGCACCGCCGGCGGATCTTCGTGTACCCCCGCCACGATCCGCCCACGGGCTTCTGGATCAACGGGGGCCTGCACCCCCTGTTCGCCGTGCCCATGGCCGGCCCCGACCACCAGGAGGAATGGCTGCGCTACCCCGCTTTCCTCTACACGGGCTTCGCCCTGGTGATGCCCTCCTTCGTGTCCTACGCCCAGGGCTGGGAAGTGATGCAGCCCGAGCGCCTCCCCAAGCAGGCCCGGGCCTGGAAGGTGGTGGGGGACAACCTCCTGGCGCCCCTGTCCCTGCCGGACCTGCCCTCCCCGCCGGAGAGCCAGAAGCTGATCACGAGGCCCCCCTCCCGGGGCAAACACCGGGAGAACCGGCACGAGGAGGGCTGA
- a CDS encoding ribonuclease III family protein, producing the protein MKRTGRTPTPLEDRLGYVFRDEALLRTALTPPSSGLTPDNQRLEFLGDSILDLCVSLLAYREHPTWPEGSLSKLRGLLVCTDALHAWAGDLGVALETGPRSPRKGGANLRNALADAMEALLAAVFLDLQASGFTALDGVLAIVERRFLEEIRAAYLGIWESKDHKTTLQERGAALGLPPPQYELVERLGPDHAPSFTVRAGMGGFEAVGRAGTLKRAQMEAARLLLAALPPGAKPPS; encoded by the coding sequence TTGAAACGCACGGGAAGGACCCCAACCCCGCTGGAGGACCGGCTGGGCTACGTGTTCCGGGACGAGGCGCTGCTGCGCACGGCGCTGACCCCGCCCTCCTCCGGGCTCACGCCGGACAACCAGCGGCTGGAGTTCCTGGGGGATTCCATCCTGGACCTGTGCGTCTCCCTCCTGGCGTACCGGGAGCACCCCACCTGGCCCGAGGGCTCCCTCTCCAAGCTGCGCGGGCTCCTGGTGTGCACGGACGCCCTCCATGCCTGGGCCGGGGACCTGGGGGTGGCCCTGGAAACCGGGCCCCGGTCCCCCCGCAAGGGCGGAGCCAACCTGCGCAACGCCCTGGCGGACGCCATGGAGGCCCTCCTGGCGGCCGTGTTCCTGGATCTCCAGGCGTCGGGCTTCACGGCCCTGGACGGGGTCCTGGCCATCGTCGAGCGCCGCTTCCTGGAGGAGATCCGGGCGGCCTACCTGGGCATCTGGGAATCCAAGGACCACAAGACGACCCTCCAGGAGCGGGGGGCGGCGCTGGGACTGCCTCCGCCGCAGTACGAGCTGGTGGAGCGCCTGGGCCCCGACCACGCCCCCTCCTTCACGGTGCGCGCCGGGATGGGCGGATTCGAGGCGGTGGGCCGGGCGGGAACCCTCAAGCGGGCCCAGATGGAGGCGGCGCGCCTCCTGCTCGCCGCCCTGCCCCCGGGGGCCAAGCCACCTTCTTGA
- a CDS encoding carbohydrate kinase family protein: MAPRVVGIGELLWDIYPGGRRLGGAPANFAYHASRLGCAGAVVSRVGDDPLGREALRRLSDLGVESGAVQVDPRLPTGTVTVTLDPHGHPTYAIHPDVAWDALEWTPALAEAAAGASAICFGTLASRGPRTLETVRRFLEAAPPGCLRIFDVNLRQDYHTPERVRAFLKCCDVLKLNEDELPQVADMCGAGGDPLEELRRRYGLKLVALTLGSRGSVLQTAEGRLEEPGAPVEVVDTVGAGDAFTAALVSGLVQGQDLPTAHRRAARLSAYVCTQEGAMPETRDY; the protein is encoded by the coding sequence ATGGCACCGCGGGTCGTCGGCATCGGCGAGCTGCTGTGGGACATCTACCCCGGAGGCCGCCGCCTGGGCGGGGCCCCCGCCAACTTCGCCTACCACGCCTCCCGCCTGGGCTGCGCCGGCGCCGTGGTGAGCCGCGTGGGGGACGACCCCCTGGGCCGGGAGGCCCTGCGGCGCCTTTCCGACCTGGGCGTGGAATCCGGAGCCGTGCAGGTGGACCCCCGCCTCCCCACGGGCACCGTGACCGTCACCCTGGACCCCCACGGCCACCCCACCTACGCCATCCACCCGGACGTGGCCTGGGACGCCCTGGAATGGACCCCCGCCCTGGCCGAAGCGGCCGCCGGGGCCTCCGCCATCTGCTTCGGCACCCTGGCCTCCCGGGGCCCCCGCACCCTGGAAACCGTGCGCCGCTTCCTGGAGGCCGCCCCCCCCGGCTGCCTTCGCATCTTCGACGTGAACCTCCGCCAGGACTACCACACCCCCGAGCGGGTCCGCGCCTTCCTGAAATGCTGCGACGTGCTCAAACTCAACGAGGACGAACTGCCCCAGGTGGCCGACATGTGCGGCGCCGGCGGGGACCCCCTGGAGGAGCTCCGCCGCCGCTACGGCCTCAAGCTGGTGGCCCTCACCCTGGGCTCCCGGGGCAGCGTGCTCCAGACCGCCGAGGGCCGCCTGGAGGAACCGGGCGCCCCCGTCGAGGTGGTGGACACCGTGGGCGCCGGCGACGCGTTCACCGCCGCCCTGGTCTCGGGCCTGGTCCAGGGCCAGGACCTCCCCACCGCGCACCGTCGCGCCGCCCGGCTATCGGCCTACGTGTGCACCCAGGAGGGGGCGATGCCGGAAACGCGCGATTACTAG